From the Mahella australiensis 50-1 BON genome, the window TTCATTTTTAGCTTTTACTTCTGGGCTCATCAGATCATCCAGCGGTTCGTAACGCCCCATGTCCACCATATCCTTAAGCGGAGGCCCCCCCGTATGAATATCAGGTGCTTGATCGTTCTGATATGCCAAATTCAGCACATTAGTATAGTCATCGGTATGAACGGTCATCTCAACTTCTATATTGGGGTTTTGATCCATAAACTGATTTATAAGATCTTGTATAACCTCCATGTCGTGTCGCTGATGGGTCCAATAAACAACCTTTGTCTTACCTGCGGTTGCTCCGCCGTTCGATCCAGAATCGGCTGCTTCCTTATCATCCGTATCGCTCCCATTGTCAGTAGTAGTACAGGCAACAAACAGCGACGCAGTAATAAATACTACGAGCATCAGACTTATTAACTTTATCCATTTACTCAATTTAGTTCTCCTCCTTTTGTGTGTAAACACCCGGACAACATTACCGTTCTAATTGCCAATGCCGATTATAATATAAGGTCTTTATTCTCACCCCCAACATTCGGAAACTACGAAGTAATCCAATATAGTAACATCAAGCCTCTTATAATTTACAGCATTCTTACCACCCCCTTTTATAGCCGTATCAATTCTTCTGTATTACTCCATCATCTTTACGTTTAACATTATGCGATGTTCTGATACTATCTTTTTAGAGCTCCACACTGAATTTTTTGATCTTATAATAGATATGTTTATAACCTAATTTCTACATCAAATTAACTTATATTCATATACTATCATAACCGTTACACATAGTCAATGATGATTTTAAACTTTGCCCGAAAATCAATATCTTTGTAAAAGCTCCAACATTTTCTTATCAAGTTTATGCCCTCTGTAATCAACATACTCTACATCATCGCGTTCACTGTCAAGTATACCGAATCCCCCCTTTAAGTTCCACAACGCATAACCGATATTGTACCCTTTAAGTATATCCAATACATCTTCCATCCAACGAAGCACAACATCATGGGGAGTTTTGTTGAAGCAACCACCTTCACCGCAGTGTACGCCCATATTAAAATTCTCTGCCATAGCCGCCCATGCCCCGTAATGCTTTTCTAACCGTTCACGGTCCCACAGACCATCTTCCGCATAACCTCCGGGCCATTTAGGATATGGAAAGCTTTGTTGGCGATCCACCCAAGACGCTCTGTAGTGCGTTACACCAGACGGAATGTAGGCTCGACAGCTCTGGGCTACGTTTTCTTTAGCCAGGTCACCTAAGTCCGGCATGGGAACATTGCCATACTGCAGACCATCCAGAAGTATAAGCCTGTCAGGATCTATTTCATGTATAGCCGATATAGTTGGCCTCATAACAGCAGCATGCTCGCCGGGACCAACTCTGGATGGCTCATTAACCAGATTAAAACTGACTTCTGACGAAGGTATGCCTTTATAACGTTTGGCGAATGTGGTCCAATGTAGTTTAAACGCTTCCAATGCTTCTTTATCATGCCAAAGAACAAACGGCTCCACCCTATCCCCGGCCACAGAATAGCCAGGTGCACGGTGAAAGCTAATATTGACATGTATGCCGTACTTTTGTCCCCAACGAACCGCCTGATCTACCGCATCCAATTTATTTTCATTAACAGAAAACGGATCATCATTGTCGATCCAAAAAGTATAATTCAAAGGCAAACGAACGAAGTCGAAACCCAAATCAGAAACAATTTGAAAATCTTCTTCCTCAAAGTATCCCGGCGAATTCATCACAAACATACCAAGGAGATTGAAACCTCTCCAACGAGGGAGTACTTTTTGCTTATACATACCATTCACACTTTCCTTTCTTAAATATGGGCGAGAACAGAATATTTGCAGCAAAGACAAATTATCCGATTCTCGCCGTTAGTATCTTTGCCAGCAGTCAGCTTATTTTAATTTGGCATTGAGCTCATCGATCACAGGTTGCATCTTAGGAATCATCTCTTTAACATAGTTATTCCACGCCGTGGTTACATCATCCTTTGAAGCAATAACTTCTTTCATTTTTGCAGTTACGTCCGATGCAAAAGAACCCCATTGCATAAATTGCGGACCATCAAAAGTATTTAAATCCCAATTCAATGGATGCACGTGATAATCAGGAGATGTCTGCATAAATTGATGTATAGCTTCAAACGCCTCAAAACCCTCTTTGCGGTCCGTCTCGGTAGGCGCTCTTAAAAGGCCGGGAGGCGTATATTCATTGAACGCCATATCTACATACGGACTTTTATAAGAGCCATCCGGATTTTTAGGCCACAAGATTTCCATAGTACCATCAGCCTTATCCTTATAGTCTTTACCCGGTATACCAGCTACCCTAAATCTACGTCCTTCTTCAGTTAATAGCCAATTCCACATATCAAGTATACGATCAAGTTTCTCATCGTCCACTTTGTGGCTGATATTAGCAACAGTCCAATAATCCTCCGTCTGCGTAAGCCAAAAAGATTTGTTATCTTTTGGACTAAATACTACCATAGGGGCTATCTGATCAGCGATCTTTATTATACCGCTATCTAGCATCTTGGTATATGCTCCGTTAAACCAGCTTGGAGAATTATTACCTAGGAACATAAATGAACGACCGCCGTAAAAATTATCCGCACCCTCGGAACCACCAATAACCATCTGGTCTTTCCATATATAGCCTTCGCGATACAACTGGGCTACAAACTTCAATTCCTCGAGAAACTCAGGTGTAGCCATATATGGTGTCCATGATCCGTTAACCTTAACATAGCCATTACGATCTTCAGCCATTCCCAAAATTTCTGTAAATACAGTTGGAAAAGCCCACGCTTCCGAGGTAATACCCAAAGTATTGCCAACCCCATTTTTACCTGGATCCTCTTTTTGGACAGTCTTGATCATTTCTTTGACTTCATCCCACGTATACATATCACCTTCTTTATACATACCAATCTCTTTAGCCCAATCCCGGCGATACGCAAACATAGGATAATAGGCATCCTTTAGCCACTCAGGATTATTACGATAAGCCGGCCATCCATAAAGTTTCCCATCTATCGTGAGCACTTTATCGTCCGAAACAAGTTCTTCCCGTCGTTTAGCCAATTCCGGCCATTTATTAAGATCCGCAGGGATTTCTTTAAATGCGCCTTGATTTGCCCACGCACGAAACTCTCCCGTATTGCTTAATTTCATATCCCACCAAAGAATATCGGGAGTATCATCGGCAGCCACCCATGCTCGGACTTTCTCAAACCAATCTCCCCACGTTACTGGGATATATTTCCACTCAACATTAAACTTCTCATTAAACCACTTATTTTTTTCAGTCTTACCAGATTTTTCAGCATCCAGCACCGACATACTGATCGTCATCTTTTTAGCATATGGATTTGCGTTCTCTTGCACGGAACTATCGTTCTCAGATGATGCATCAGTATTTTCGTCCTGCGTTGATTTACCACAAGCTACTACGCCAACAAGCATAAGCAAAACTATAATAAAGCATAGAACCTTCTTCATATCCATATAAACAATCCTCTCCTTTTATATTATTTAATAGGAACTGTGTAATTGTATAAAACACCTGAAGCTTACCATCTCAAACCATGAATATTCACCCCCCATCCTTGCTTAGTACAGTAGCCGCTAAATTCTACAGCCGTTAAATATTATTACACAGACCTATCACACACAAATGTCTCTACCCCTTGACAGCTCCTAAAGTAAGACCGGTAATAAAGTACCTTTGAAGGAATGGATAAAGCGCCATTATAGGAAACATTGTAACCACAATGCTGGCCATCTTTACACCTTCTCCATATGTCGGCGGCCGAGTCTCACCGGTCATGGCCTGATTCGACACAAAATTTGCATCTTGAATGATCTTGCGCAACGTGAGCTGCAATGGCCATTTCTCTATGTCCTTAAGGAACAACATGCCATGCCACCACTCATTCCAACGTTCTACCGCATAATAAAGCGTAAAAGTAGCAAGTATAGGCAATGAAAGTGGCAAAATTATGCGGATAAGTATCGTCATTTCACTAGCACCATCCATACTAGCCGACTCTATTAACTCTTTAGGTAGACTGGAAAAATAATTTGATATTATAAGCATATAACTTACCGAAATAACAGAGGGCAATACCAGCACCCAAAAGCTGTCCATTAAGCCAATATCCCTTATAAGCAAATAATAAGGAATCAAACCTCCGCCAAAATACATTGTAAAAACTACAAGAAATCTGAAAAAATTACGCCCTGGTATCGGTTTTGTAAAAGCGTAGGCCATCAGAACAGTCAATATCATATTATATGCAGTACCAACTAGCGTAGCAATAGCAGAAACAAAAGTAGAATGCATTAACAAATCAGATGAAAGCACAAATTGGTACGATTCCCAAGTAATCCTCTTTGGAATCAACATAAAAGGCGAACGTACATAATCTTCTTGTGGAACTATAGAAATTAAGATCGTATTATAAAAAGGATACAGTATAATGACCCCGAATAAGCTCAATATCAAGATTATCATAAAATCCCCAAATGTAAATCTATTTAGTCCCCCTTTTTTTCGCACACGACTTACCTCTATCGTTTCAGTTTTTACATTAATACCATCTTTACCCATTTAAATCATACCTCCTCTTTACATTATACCTTCATAACCTAAAGCCCTTGCTGTATAATTGGCTATAGCTAAAAAAGCAAAATTTATAACGCTCTTAAACAAGCCTACAGCTGTAGAAAATCCGTAATCCATTACTGTTGTACTTTGGAAACTTAAACGATATATATAAGTATCCAAAATGTCACCGACCTTATATACAGGAGGAGAATAGAGGTTGAATACCTGATCAAAATTAGCATTCATTATATTACCCATGCTTAATATAAACATGATCACTATAATACCGAGGATACCCGGAAGCGTTATATGAATAATCCTCTGCCACCTATTACATCCGTCGATAGTTGCAGCTTCAAATAATTCGGGATCAATACTGGTTATCGCAGCCAAGTATAATATTGTACCCCATCCTGCTTCTTTCCATATGTCAGTTCCTACTAATAACAAACGAAAATATGAAGGATTATACAGTATATTCCACGAACTGCTTAAGCTTGGATCTAAAAGAACAGCCAATTTTTTTATCGCACCAGAATCCCCCAGCAAATTTAATACTATACCGGAAACAACAACCCATGAAAGAAAATGAGGAAAGGTATATACTGTTTGAAGCGTACGTTTATATGTTTGTGATCTTATTTCATTCAATAATATAGCTAATATAATCGGAATCGGAAAGCCTATTAATATCTTTAATAAAGATATAATGATCGTATTTTTAGTGGCCTGCCAAAAAGCACTTTCTGCGAACATACGTTCAAAATGCATAAAGCCTACCCATGGGCTCTCGGCTATACCAGCAAGTTTGTAAGTTTTAAAAGCTAATTGTATGCCATACATCGGAGCATAACGAAATAATACAATAAGAGCTAGTCCTGGCATGAGCATAAATAAATATACCCATTTATAAATATAAATTCTTTTCCAAAGCGTTTTCCATCCTTTTTTAGTCCTTAAATTTATAACGTCTTGAGAATTTGCCAAATTCGGCGACATGAACATGTACGTACTACCCCCTCTTTTTCTTTATCTTTGAATATGCATACCTAATATTAAAACTATATTATCTGTACCGAACACCCCCTTTTACTTTATAACTAATGCTTAAAGCCATGATTTACTTTATAAAGTATAAATCATTGGTGCTTTTTCGTTGAATCCCTTACCACTAAATTAGTATCAATCTCTATAAATTCATAAGGCTCATTTTTATTGGAAATCCTAAAAAGCAGTTGTTCCAGCGCTTTTTCCCCCATAGCTCGTTTATGTACATTTACAGTGGTCAGTGCTGGATGGAAAATACCAGCTATTTCAATATTATCAAATCCTATCACCGAGACATCCCCCGGTACGTTTATTCCCATATCCATCAAACCTTTTATAAAAGCAAAGGCTATTTTATCATTAGAACATACCCAAGCAGTGGGAAAATCATCATTATATTTTATTTTCTCTTTAAAATACGCCATATTATCAACAAAATCGACTTCTTTTAACTTAATATCCAACCATATGTAATTATTATCCAATTCAAGACCGAATAGCTTCATATAATACATAAAAGCATCATATCTTCTTTTAAAACTATACGCCCATTCATTGTTTCCAATAAAGCCTATTTTCTTATGCCCATTTTCGTATAGATATTTTAAAGCTTGATATATACCTCTTTTATTAGCAGTATTAACATAATCGCACTGAATTTCCTCGCTGTAATGATCGACAACAACAAGAGGAATATTCGTAGCTTTAATTTTTTTTATGAATTCATTATTTAAGGTACCAACTACTATAACACCATCTACGATTTTCCCATCTACAGTATATGGTATAACTTGCTCTTCCTCTGTTTTTACGTCTATAGCAGTTGTGCTAAGTTTTATGTTCTTACTTCTTGCCGCTTTCTCTATGCCGTATAATATATTCGGCCAAAAAGTAGGTTCTCTAAAAAAATCCTCCCGGCACAATACCGTAACGTTATTGATCTCTTTATTTATAACCCTTTTGTAGCCCATCTCTATAGCCGTGTCAATTATTTTACTTCTCACTTCGTCACTAACGCCGTCGGCATTGCGCAATGCTTTAGATACCGTATTTTTTGAAACTCCGACTACTCTTGCAATATCTTCTAATCTTATATTACCCACTTTTGTAACCTACTTATCACACTAAATTAACTTGCACTCATATATTATCATAACGGTTATATATAGTCAATAGCTATTTTTACACATGTTATTATTCTGTGATATTGTCATAGTAAAATTATTCTGCGATGACGTCAGCATGAAAGGAGATGAGCAGTATTGTATGGTAAGGTAGAAGATAATATTTGATTTTTTGACTCTACAGGTGTATTATAAAGGCAAGAAAGGGGATGTTCTTATGTATGGTTCAGCATAGACAACAAATGAATATAGGAAAAAGGCAATCGATATTTGTCCCTTTAAAATGCAAAGGAGGATATTCACATGTCTAAGTTGATCGATGATAGTTACAAACTCTTTATTGACGGTAAATGGGTCGATGGAAAAGAAGGTAAGACTTATAAAGAATATAATCCAGCCAACGGCGAATTATTAGCAACGTGTGCAGATGCTGGAAAAGAAGACGTAGATATGGCCGTAAACGCGGCGTGGAAAGCGTTTGAAACATGGAAAGACGTAAGCCCTCAAGAACGTGCTAAGATGCTTCTTAAAATCGCCGATCTAATCGATGAAAATGCAGAAAAATTGGCTATGATAGAAACCCTAGACAATGGCAAACCTATACGTGAAACTTCCACTATAGATGTCCCTCTAAGTTCGGATCACTTCCGTTATTTTGCTTCAGCTATAAGAACAGAAGAAGGCCAAGCTGTAATGATCGATAAAGACACCATGAGTATAATCTTAAGAGAGCCTATAGGCGTTGTAGGCCAGATAGTCCCATGGAACTTCCCGCTTTTAATGGCGGCATGGAAGCTCGCTCCCGCACTGGCTGCCGGCGATTGCGTTGTATTTAAACCTTCTTCCGAAACATCTCTAAGCGCGCTGGAGCTGGCCAAGCTCATGAGCGAAGTATTGCCT encodes:
- a CDS encoding glycoside hydrolase family 5 protein; protein product: MYKQKVLPRWRGFNLLGMFVMNSPGYFEEEDFQIVSDLGFDFVRLPLNYTFWIDNDDPFSVNENKLDAVDQAVRWGQKYGIHVNISFHRAPGYSVAGDRVEPFVLWHDKEALEAFKLHWTTFAKRYKGIPSSEVSFNLVNEPSRVGPGEHAAVMRPTISAIHEIDPDRLILLDGLQYGNVPMPDLGDLAKENVAQSCRAYIPSGVTHYRASWVDRQQSFPYPKWPGGYAEDGLWDRERLEKHYGAWAAMAENFNMGVHCGEGGCFNKTPHDVVLRWMEDVLDILKGYNIGYALWNLKGGFGILDSERDDVEYVDYRGHKLDKKMLELLQRY
- a CDS encoding ABC transporter substrate-binding protein yields the protein MDMKKVLCFIIVLLMLVGVVACGKSTQDENTDASSENDSSVQENANPYAKKMTISMSVLDAEKSGKTEKNKWFNEKFNVEWKYIPVTWGDWFEKVRAWVAADDTPDILWWDMKLSNTGEFRAWANQGAFKEIPADLNKWPELAKRREELVSDDKVLTIDGKLYGWPAYRNNPEWLKDAYYPMFAYRRDWAKEIGMYKEGDMYTWDEVKEMIKTVQKEDPGKNGVGNTLGITSEAWAFPTVFTEILGMAEDRNGYVKVNGSWTPYMATPEFLEELKFVAQLYREGYIWKDQMVIGGSEGADNFYGGRSFMFLGNNSPSWFNGAYTKMLDSGIIKIADQIAPMVVFSPKDNKSFWLTQTEDYWTVANISHKVDDEKLDRILDMWNWLLTEEGRRFRVAGIPGKDYKDKADGTMEILWPKNPDGSYKSPYVDMAFNEYTPPGLLRAPTETDRKEGFEAFEAIHQFMQTSPDYHVHPLNWDLNTFDGPQFMQWGSFASDVTAKMKEVIASKDDVTTAWNNYVKEMIPKMQPVIDELNAKLK
- a CDS encoding carbohydrate ABC transporter permease; protein product: MGKDGINVKTETIEVSRVRKKGGLNRFTFGDFMIILILSLFGVIILYPFYNTILISIVPQEDYVRSPFMLIPKRITWESYQFVLSSDLLMHSTFVSAIATLVGTAYNMILTVLMAYAFTKPIPGRNFFRFLVVFTMYFGGGLIPYYLLIRDIGLMDSFWVLVLPSVISVSYMLIISNYFSSLPKELIESASMDGASEMTILIRIILPLSLPILATFTLYYAVERWNEWWHGMLFLKDIEKWPLQLTLRKIIQDANFVSNQAMTGETRPPTYGEGVKMASIVVTMFPIMALYPFLQRYFITGLTLGAVKG
- a CDS encoding ABC transporter permease codes for the protein MPGLALIVLFRYAPMYGIQLAFKTYKLAGIAESPWVGFMHFERMFAESAFWQATKNTIIISLLKILIGFPIPIILAILLNEIRSQTYKRTLQTVYTFPHFLSWVVVSGIVLNLLGDSGAIKKLAVLLDPSLSSSWNILYNPSYFRLLLVGTDIWKEAGWGTILYLAAITSIDPELFEAATIDGCNRWQRIIHITLPGILGIIVIMFILSMGNIMNANFDQVFNLYSPPVYKVGDILDTYIYRLSFQSTTVMDYGFSTAVGLFKSVINFAFLAIANYTARALGYEGIM
- a CDS encoding LacI family DNA-binding transcriptional regulator codes for the protein MGNIRLEDIARVVGVSKNTVSKALRNADGVSDEVRSKIIDTAIEMGYKRVINKEINNVTVLCREDFFREPTFWPNILYGIEKAARSKNIKLSTTAIDVKTEEEQVIPYTVDGKIVDGVIVVGTLNNEFIKKIKATNIPLVVVDHYSEEIQCDYVNTANKRGIYQALKYLYENGHKKIGFIGNNEWAYSFKRRYDAFMYYMKLFGLELDNNYIWLDIKLKEVDFVDNMAYFKEKIKYNDDFPTAWVCSNDKIAFAFIKGLMDMGINVPGDVSVIGFDNIEIAGIFHPALTTVNVHKRAMGEKALEQLLFRISNKNEPYEFIEIDTNLVVRDSTKKHQ